CGGCGCCATGTCGAGATAGCGCAGCGGGCACGAGTAGTAGTACGGATGCACGGACTCATCGAGGGACTTGTAGCCCCAATCGCCGCCCGAGCTTTCCAGCAGATGGCAGCCGATGTAGCAGACGGACTCACCGGCCACGAGGCCCATGACGCCCGCCTGCCTGGCGGTGACGCGAACCACGGTCCACAGAACGTCGCCGTCCAGCGTGTGGTCGATGACTTCGCAGCAAGCGTGTTCGGACGCCTGCGGAGCGATCAGCTCGCGGATCAACTGATCGCGCGTCTGACGAACGAAGGTCCAGCCCATGAGGGTCTCCTTGAAGCAAAGGCCGGAGCCCTCCCCGTCGGGGGAGAACCCCGGCGGGTGGCGGAATGCCGCGTAAGGCGGCGGATGGATCAGGCAGCTTTGAGGTGCCAGTCCTGGGACAACGGAGCGAACTCGTAGCCCAGCTTGTCGAGACGGTCGCGCTGCTGACGCAGCACACGACGATCCACGGTCGCATCGAGCTTCACGGTCTCGCCCAGGGGCCACAAGGCACCGAACAGCGCCGCGTCGTCTGCCTCGGCCGAGGCCGCAGCGGACACGGGAGCCGGTTCGCTGCCGAACGGCGTGGTATCGACCAGGGGATCACGCGGACTGCGCGGCTTCGCCTTCGGCTTGGCCGGGGGCGTTGCCGGCACGGGCGCCTGCGCCTCCTCGTCGACCGGATCGACTTCCTGCGGACTCAGCCGGCGGGCTTCGTCGCGGCTCAGGGCGTCGATGTTGGACAGTGTCATCCCGCCCAGATGGGCGCGGATCTCGATGACCATGCGGCCGTTGGCGTTGTACGTGGAGGGGCGAATCTCGACGATGACGAAATCACCGTCGTACTTGCCCTCGCGGTACTGATCGAGTTCGGCGTTCTTCACGACGAACTCGCCGATCGAGGTCGCCAGGCGGCCGACGTTGAAGTCGCCGTTCCTGCCGTGGATGGTCTTGATGGCCAGTTGGCCGGGGATGGTGATCATGAAGGTCTCCTGCTGACGAAGAGAAGACAAGGCCCCGGGGATGGGGCCTTGCGGATCAGAACGACTCGGCAACGGCCAATGCGGGGGCATCGGCAGCGTCGTCGGCAGCATCGGCGTCGGGCTTGGAAGGCTCCGGTGCCGAGGCTTGCTGCGCGGCGGGCGCGTCGGACGTCACAGGGACTTCCGGGTCGCGCTCGTCGGTCTCGGTCGGCTTGGGTTCGGCCTTGTAGACGAGCTTGCCGTCGACCTTGATCCAACTGACGAACAGCAGGCGGGCCTTGAGGCTCACCCCCTGCTCGCCGGCACGCTTGCCCTTGGAGTAGGTGAAGGTGTCGGCCCACAGGTCGCCCAGGCGGAAGCCGATCATCACCTTCTTCTCGGCGTCGACCGCCTGAATGCAGCGGCGCACCAGGTGCTGCGCTTCCGAACCCGATACGCGCGTGTCGAAACGCACATACGAGACGTCATCGCTGGGACCGTTCAGAGCCGCGATGTCGCAGGCCAGGAACGCATCGCCTTTCTTGGGCTTCACTTCGCGGATGCGATTGAGATACCCGAGGCCGGTGATGTGCAGATCGAAGTAGGACTTTTCGGTGGAAGTGGTCATGGTGAATCTCCTGGGAACAATGAGGCGGAGACACACCCGACCCAAGGCGGGGAAGGTGTGGAACCCCCGCGTGGGTTGATGGAACAGCTTGGTGGCATCGCCATCGAGAACCGATGGCCGTTCGCGCATGGATGCCGGTGCGAACTGGTGTGATCAACGCGGTCGGAACCGCGTCGCAGCCTTGAAGATCGTGGCTGCCTGGGCATGTCGCTGACGGACGTCAGCGGAACATGGCCGGAAGCGTGGCGCCGGGATGGCGCGCGGGCGAGCGGCAATCGGCACTCGCGGCTGTCCACATTGCCGGGAAGAAAGAGGCTCCCGGAGCGGGGGCCAGGGATGGGCGGTCAGTTACCGCTGGGCGTGGGAAGAACCGCCTGCAGCGACAGGTGTGTCGTGGTAGCGGACACGTCGAGGTCGTCCTCGCTGCGCAGGATGCGCGCAAACACGCCCTCCTGCGGATCGAAGAACTCGCCAAAGTCATCGCCGCCGAACTCGGCACGCGCCAGTTCCCACCAGTCGTCGAAGCCATCGACATCCGGGTTGCAGCCGGCGGCATAGGCGATGGTCTTCTGGCGACCATCGGGTCGGCGCTCGCCGCGCTCGGCCAGGAAGTACACGCCCTGATCCTTGACCAGGATGACGCGGCATTGATTCGCCACCGCTTCGGCGAGCACGGGCCGCAGCTCCGTGCCTTTGAATCGAACAGTCATGGGTGTGATCTCCAGGGGGCAGGAAGAGAGGCTTCCCGCCGCGAGGGCGGGAAGCTGCTGAGAGGTCAGTGCCGGACAGCCTTGCGACTCGACAGGCACTGCACGCGGATGCGCCTCCAGCTCCCGTCGTCGATCAGCCGTTCCAGCGTCTCGCCGAGGATGTCGAAGAACACCTCATCGACCCGTTCAATCAGCTCGCCGTCGCGGTGCAGCTCCACCGCGTAGAGGTCGAGGCCACGCTCATACAGCACGGTGACGCGACCCTGGAACTTCATCGTGGCGACGGTGAAGCCGATGGCCGGTGGCGTGCGGATGATGTCGGCGGGCAGCGGATCGACCCAGGTGATGTCCCGCGCACTGGCATCCACCAACAGGTGGGTGATGCGCCGGAAACCATCGGGAGCGGGCAACTGCTCCAGTTGGACGATCAGTTCCTGCAGCTCGGGGCAGCGCGGCTCGGGGATCGGCAGCTTCGCCGGTGCGGAACCGAGCACGAACCGCTTCACCGTGTAGGGCTGGCCGTCGGCGGTGAACTCGGTCTGCTCCTCGGGCGTGTCCGCCCGCTGACCGTCGAAGCGGCGTCTGACATAGGGTTCGACCTGCACCTTGGCGCCCTCGTCGGGCACTTCGGTCACGAGGGTGCGATCGAGCACCGCGAACTCGGCCCGTGCCGTCTTGACGATGATGGCCTCGTCGGTGGTGGCGATGACCTTGCCCTCGAAAGGCTTCGGGTCGATGTGAAAGCCCAGCGTCGAAACCTTGGGCTGGCCGTCGAAGATGTTGAACTTGAACGAACGGACGTTGGAAGGCACATGACCGACGACGAGCGTCGGCATCTGTGCGCGGATGGCTTGGGTATCCATGGGGAGACTCCTTGTGGCAACCAAGGGACTCCCGCCCGCAAGGGAGGTCGATCCCTTGAGGGTGAGGTGGATGGACGCGGCATGCGTCCGGCGAAAGAAACGACCAGCGCGGCGGACCGCACCGCAGTCTCGAAGGTCTCGACTGCCTGGGCATGCTGCCGGCAACGCCAGCGAACATGCGGCCAGCGTGCGGCACATGGCGGCGGCCGTCCGCCGGGAATCGGCAATGCGCCGGCACCGCGTTCCGCGAAAAAGAAGAGCCCCGACGTGGGGGCTCGAATGGGTTGCGGGTTACTCGTCGTCGTAGAGCGTCAGTCCGTCCAGCACGGGCGCGTCGGCATCGAAGATCAGCAGCCGCACGTCGGCGAGCGCAGCCAGGTGCAACACTTCCACGAGGGACTCCGGCATGCCCTTGGCCCGGTGCTCCTGCCGCAGCTCTTCGGCGGTGATGCTCTCGACATGCTGCAGGTTCGCATCCGTCCAGGGCGTGGCGATCAGCTTCATGCCGACCGCCGGGCTGTAGGGAATGCGGAAGGCCACGAACAGAAAACCGCTCGGCGTGGCGATGTCCGCCAGTTCGGCGAGGAAGCGACCGGCCTCCTCGGTGATGTGCGCCGAACTGATTTCCCAGGCACGGCTGTAGAACCCGGTCTCGAAGCGCAGGCGGCGTACCACCTCGCGCGCGGCTTCCTCGGAGTAGGTATCGCCGACGTGCAGCGGCTGGCCGGCTTCTTCGGCCATGACGGCGTAGACGAGGTTTCGGGCGATGCCGTGGCTGGGGCACTGCGCGTCCAGCTCGGGCGGCACGTTCTGGCCCTCGGTGATCAGCGCGAAGTCGTCGCAGAAGACGCAGGCATGGCGCTCGACCTGGCTGTCCGGCAGGTGCGACTGCGAGATGTGCAGCGGCAGATAGCTCAGCGGGCAGTCGTCGTCGTAGGAAATCGCCAGCAGCCGTTGCACGGACAGGCCATCGTAGCCGCGGACGAAGGGGTTTTTGAAATGGGACATAGGATTCCTCCAGCAGAGGATGGCCGAGGCAATCCCCTGCCGGGGATTGAACCCCAGCGAGTGGATGAAGTGGCAGCCAGTCAGCAGGCCGCGGCGTCGGGCCGCCCTGGTGGCGGGCGGTGCAGGTCAGTGGAAGATGGTGATTCGGGACATGGCCGCTCCTGCGAAAAGAAGGAGGGACATGGCCCCGAACGGGGACGCATGTCCCTCGTGGGGTGGGATGAAAGAACGGTGGGTTGCCAGGCGCGGCTCACCAGCCGTTGTAGTGCAGCGTGAGGTCGGCGATGACCTGGCGCCGTTCCAGATCGAGGCCGCCGAAGTCGGACAACCCCTCGAAGCCGCAACGCTTGAGCATCGCGCCGCCCTCGCGGGAGTTGTAGAAGCTCACCATCGCGGACAGGAACATGCGTTGACCGCTGCTCAGCACACCCAGGGCGTCGTTGAGCATCAGCATGTTGGGCCGCAGGTCCCACTTGGTCGTGGCACGCTGCAGACCTTCGCGTGTGCCGTCGCCGAACCACTCGTGGCCGGCGATCTGCGCGCCGCGCTTCCAGGCCTCGAAGAAGGCTTGCGGTGCAGCGTCGAAGTGCGCCTGTTCCAGCGCCATCTGATCGAGCACGTCTTCGGGTAAAGACAGATTCATGAGAGAACTCCTTGAAGGGTGGGAATCAGGGGTGAGCGCGCTGTGTCCAGGCATGGGTATCCAGGGCACGCTGTGCTGCGAGGTGGGTCGGGAAATACTCGACGGACTCCCGCGATACCGGGCCTTCGTCGTCTTGCGTGCCGATGTAGTGGCCGGCCGCGCTGCGCAGCACCTGTAGCGGCAGACGCTTGCCGGTCCAGGCCAGCGCCAGCGCACCACTGCGTACTGCGGTTGCAGAGGAAGATGCGGAAGGTTCAGACATGCCGTGCTCCTTGGTGGGTCGAGGAGCACGCATCCCGTAGAGGATGGAGTTCCCCTCGGGTGGTTGAGAAAAGTGCATCGTCGCCAGGCCGGCGAGCGTCCGCGGTGGGCGATGCGAAGCGGACTGGATCGGTCAACGCGGCGAACCGCGTTGCAGTCTTGAAGACCGGGACTGCCAGGGCATGCCGCTGACGACTGTCAGCAACGCATGGCGTGAGGATGGGCGCGAAGCATGGCTGCCGTCGCAGGGAAAACCGAATCGCGGACGGTCCGCTTTAGGGCAGGCCCGCGTCACGGGACAAGGCAAGGACCAGGGCGCCGAAGGCCACGCGGGCCTTCGGCTGGAGAGGAAGGAAAACCACCTGTGGGCTGCGTCAGCGCGGGCCGTCGTCAAAGCCGTTCGCTGCGTCAGCAATCGCACCCGGCCCGTTTCGTGGCTGGGGCCGGAAACCTCTGGCGTGCATCCACACACAAAGGGAGCCCGATGTTTCGCCGGCGGGCACCGGCACGGAATACCCTCGGC
The Halomonas sp. H10-9-1 DNA segment above includes these coding regions:
- a CDS encoding DUF3275 family protein, which translates into the protein MITIPGQLAIKTIHGRNGDFNVGRLATSIGEFVVKNAELDQYREGKYDGDFVIVEIRPSTYNANGRMVIEIRAHLGGMTLSNIDALSRDEARRLSPQEVDPVDEEAQAPVPATPPAKPKAKPRSPRDPLVDTTPFGSEPAPVSAAASAEADDAALFGALWPLGETVKLDATVDRRVLRQQRDRLDKLGYEFAPLSQDWHLKAA
- a CDS encoding STY4534 family ICE replication protein: MTTSTEKSYFDLHITGLGYLNRIREVKPKKGDAFLACDIAALNGPSDDVSYVRFDTRVSGSEAQHLVRRCIQAVDAEKKVMIGFRLGDLWADTFTYSKGKRAGEQGVSLKARLLFVSWIKVDGKLVYKAEPKPTETDERDPEVPVTSDAPAAQQASAPEPSKPDADAADDAADAPALAVAESF
- a CDS encoding DUF3085 domain-containing protein: MTVRFKGTELRPVLAEAVANQCRVILVKDQGVYFLAERGERRPDGRQKTIAYAAGCNPDVDGFDDWWELARAEFGGDDFGEFFDPQEGVFARILRSEDDLDVSATTTHLSLQAVLPTPSGN
- a CDS encoding GTPase, encoding MDTQAIRAQMPTLVVGHVPSNVRSFKFNIFDGQPKVSTLGFHIDPKPFEGKVIATTDEAIIVKTARAEFAVLDRTLVTEVPDEGAKVQVEPYVRRRFDGQRADTPEEQTEFTADGQPYTVKRFVLGSAPAKLPIPEPRCPELQELIVQLEQLPAPDGFRRITHLLVDASARDITWVDPLPADIIRTPPAIGFTVATMKFQGRVTVLYERGLDLYAVELHRDGELIERVDEVFFDILGETLERLIDDGSWRRIRVQCLSSRKAVRH
- a CDS encoding ABC transporter substrate-binding protein, giving the protein MSHFKNPFVRGYDGLSVQRLLAISYDDDCPLSYLPLHISQSHLPDSQVERHACVFCDDFALITEGQNVPPELDAQCPSHGIARNLVYAVMAEEAGQPLHVGDTYSEEAAREVVRRLRFETGFYSRAWEISSAHITEEAGRFLAELADIATPSGFLFVAFRIPYSPAVGMKLIATPWTDANLQHVESITAEELRQEHRAKGMPESLVEVLHLAALADVRLLIFDADAPVLDGLTLYDDE